The genomic window GGAATCCGACGTGGTATTGATATGGCGGAGGTCTTCGAGGAAAAGATCGCGCTTGATCGCCTCGGCGTTGGTCAGATTGCCATTATGCGCAATGCTGATGCCGTAGGGCGAGTTCACATAGAACGGCTGGGCCTCGGCGGCGCTGGCACAGCCGGCGGTTGGATAGCGGCAGTGACCAATGCCCATATTGCCCTGCAGCTGCATCATGTCCTGGGCACTGAACACATCACGGACCAGGCCATTGTCCTTACGCAGATGCAGCCTGCCGCGATTGAACGTCATGATCCCCGCGGCATCCTGGCCGCGATGCTGGAGGACCGTCAGGCCGTCATAAAGGGCCTGATTGACCGGATGCCGGGCCACCATGCCGATTACGCCACACATAGATTCAGCTCCCGCTCTCGCTATTCTGCTCGGAATTGATCTGACAGTAGGCCTCCCAGTAGGCGAAGGCCGCCGCGCTGTTCACGGGTGCCCGGGCCACGCCGGGTACCTGCTGTGCCTTGTCCAGCCAGCTCCCGACCCGGGCATGACAGACCCATGGCCGATAGCTCTGGGCAATGACCGACTCCTGCCACCAGGTCTCGCCGGGAATCGCTGTCAGGCCCGCGCCCAGTACCACCGCCCCGGTCAGCAGCAACCCCCGCAGCGCGCCAAACACCACCCCCAGCAGTCGGTCGGTGCCAGTCAGTCCGGTCCGTCCCACCAACACTCGCGCGACGTAACTGATGAGCGCGCCGACCAGCAGGGTGAGAATGAACAGACCGGCGAAACCGGCGACCAGCTGCAGCATGGAGGACGCCAGCCACGGCGAGAGGTAGTCGCCCACCTGCGCACTGTACCGGGCGCCGATCCAGAATGCCGCCACCCAGATCAGCACGGATATGACCTCGCGGACGAAGCCGCGGATGACGCCGATGAGCACCGACAGGGCGATGACGCTGATAAACGCAAGGTCGAGCCAGTTCAACGGTGTCATGATTCCTCATTATAGCAGTCGATCCTTCACGGCTCGACGATAAATCCCGGCAGGCCAAAGCCATCGGCCAGTCGCTGCGCCATCCGTTCCGCTGCCGCCCGACCGTCCAGTGGCCCGACCTGGACCCGGTAGGGTAGCCGGTCCTCGCGATCGTCTTCGGCGATGCGGACGTCCAGATCATTATCCGTCAGGCGGTTGGCGAGCCGTCGGGCATTTTCGAGACTGCCAAACGCACCCACCTGGACATAGACATCAGCGCCGGTATCGGGACGCACGGGCGCTGGTGCCGGATCGGGGACCGCCCCGTCCCCGCCCAGTGCGGGCTGGTCGGCCAGCGACTGGCCGGGCTGGGACGATTCAACCGCGGAATCCTCGGGCAGCGCCGGCGCCGCCTCAAGCGTTGGCTCAGCCGGCATATCCAGCTGAATATCGACACGGGTACGCTCCACCGGACCGCTCAGCAGCATGGGCAGGAAAATGACACCGAGGGCGACGAGCACGACCGCCCCGACCAACCGTTGTTTGACCCGCTGCTCCAACTGGCTGCTCCGCGTTATCCGACCCGTTCAGTCTCGGCTGCTGCCGCGGTCGTTGCAAGGAACGATACCGGCCCGCATGAATGCCTCGACCACACGGAATGATCCGGCGGCGACCGACAGATCCTGTGCGGCGGCGCGCGCCTCCAGTATCGCCCGGGCCGATGACGCGTCGCCCTGCCCGATGACCACCTGCCCCGCTTCGCCCAGTGCCTGCTCGATGGCATCGGCCGAAAAACTCTGCGGATCATCAAGCGCCAGCGCGAACCACTCATCGACAACCGGGGCCAGCCGGACGATGAGGGCTGACAGCGGTTTTCGGGCCATCAGACCGAACGCGACCCGGACGCGCCCCCGGTCGCGGACAGCCTCGAGCCGCCGCGCGAGCAGATCGATAGCGGCCGGATTATGGCCGACATCGAGCAACCAGCCACCACCACCGCCCGGCGCCCAGCTCTGACGACCGATGACATGGGCATTGGCGAGCCCCGTCGCGATGCTCGTTGAATCGAGTGCGAGTGCTGGCATGGCATCGGTCACGGCCGCTACCGCCCCCGCTGCGTTGGCAAGCGCGTCGTCGGCCATCCAGTGAGGACGCGGCAGATGGTCGTAACGGCGATCGTGGCTCCACCATGACCAGTCCGTGGTGCTGGTCTGATAGTGATAGTGCTCACCCAGCTGGTGGAGCGGCGCGGGCAGTGCCGACGCCGTTTCGGCGACTCGCGACGGCGGATCCGGGTCGGCGCAGACAATCGGCCGGTCCGGCCGGGCAATCCCCAGCTTTTCCGTCGCGATCGCCTCCCGCGTGTCGCCCAGCCACTCCATATGATCGAGGTCGATGGCGGTCACGATCGCCAGATCGGCATCCAGGCAATTGGTGGCGTCGAGCCGACCGCCCAATCCAACTTCGAGGATCCAGGGGCTCGCCCCCGCCGCCCGGAAGCACCAGACAGCGGCGAGTGTAGCGAACTCGAAATAGGTCAGCGTGATCTCGCCCCGGGCTCGATCAATCGCTCGAAATGCATCAAGGATGGCCGCATCATCCACCGGCTGGCCATCAATCCGTATCCGTTCGTTGTAGCGGAGCAGATGCGGCGAGGTGAAGGCACCGGGGTGATGACCGCCGGCCCGGAACATCGATTCGAGGCAGGCCACGGTGCTGCCCTTGCCGTTCGTGCCTGCCACGGTAATGAGCGGCGCCTGCTCCGGGGGCAGGCTGAGCCGTCGGGCGACGCGGCCGATGCGGCCCAGCCCCAGCTCGATCTCGCGCGGATGCAGACCCTCCAGCCAGGCCAGCCAGCCGTCGAGTGTTGTATCCGCCACTCCGACGGGTCAGATCTGGCCGGCGGCGGCCTGCTGGGGCGCCGGCGCCTGCATGAGCATTGCGAGCAGCGACGCGATGCGCATGCGCTGCTCACGTCGATCGACAATCAGATCCACCGCGCCGTGTTCGAGCAGGAACTCGCTGCGCTGAAAACCCTCCGGCAGTGTCTCGCGGACCGTCTGCTCGATGACCCGCGGCCCCGCGAAACCGATCAGCGCCCCCGGCTCGGCAACGATCACGTCGCCCAGCATCGCCAGACTGGCTGACACACCCCCCATCGTGGGATCGGTCAGGACGCTGACGAACGGAACGCCGGATTCAGACAGGCGCTTGAGCGCGGCACTGGTCTTTGCCATCTGCATCAACGACAGGAGCGCTTCCTGCATGCGCGCCCCGCCACTCGCGCTGAAGCAGACCAGCGGACAGCGTGCCTCGCGTGCCTGCTCCACCGCACGGACGAATCGCTCGCCAACCACCGCCCCCATCGAGCCGCCCATGAAGCGGAACTCGAAGGCAACGGCAATCACCGGTTCGGCGGCGAGCGTGCCTTTCATCGCGACCAGCGCGTCACGCTCGCCGGTGGTCCGCTGCGCTTGCGCGAGCCGGTCCTTGTAGCGCTTGGTGTCCTTGAATCGAAG from Spiribacter curvatus includes these protein-coding regions:
- the accD gene encoding acetyl-CoA carboxylase, carboxyltransferase subunit beta; this translates as MSWFEKLMPSRIRTEGGRSHSIPEGLWTKCESCNAVLYRPELERNLEVCPKCAAHMRIGARRRLEVFVDAAGQEEIGTDLQPVDALRFKDTKRYKDRLAQAQRTTGERDALVAMKGTLAAEPVIAVAFEFRFMGGSMGAVVGERFVRAVEQAREARCPLVCFSASGGARMQEALLSLMQMAKTSAALKRLSESGVPFVSVLTDPTMGGVSASLAMLGDVIVAEPGALIGFAGPRVIEQTVRETLPEGFQRSEFLLEHGAVDLIVDRREQRMRIASLLAMLMQAPAPQQAAAGQI
- a CDS encoding CvpA family protein, whose protein sequence is MTPLNWLDLAFISVIALSVLIGVIRGFVREVISVLIWVAAFWIGARYSAQVGDYLSPWLASSMLQLVAGFAGLFILTLLVGALISYVARVLVGRTGLTGTDRLLGVVFGALRGLLLTGAVVLGAGLTAIPGETWWQESVIAQSYRPWVCHARVGSWLDKAQQVPGVARAPVNSAAAFAYWEAYCQINSEQNSESGS
- a CDS encoding bifunctional folylpolyglutamate synthase/dihydrofolate synthase; this encodes MADTTLDGWLAWLEGLHPREIELGLGRIGRVARRLSLPPEQAPLITVAGTNGKGSTVACLESMFRAGGHHPGAFTSPHLLRYNERIRIDGQPVDDAAILDAFRAIDRARGEITLTYFEFATLAAVWCFRAAGASPWILEVGLGGRLDATNCLDADLAIVTAIDLDHMEWLGDTREAIATEKLGIARPDRPIVCADPDPPSRVAETASALPAPLHQLGEHYHYQTSTTDWSWWSHDRRYDHLPRPHWMADDALANAAGAVAAVTDAMPALALDSTSIATGLANAHVIGRQSWAPGGGGGWLLDVGHNPAAIDLLARRLEAVRDRGRVRVAFGLMARKPLSALIVRLAPVVDEWFALALDDPQSFSADAIEQALGEAGQVVIGQGDASSARAILEARAAAQDLSVAAGSFRVVEAFMRAGIVPCNDRGSSRD
- a CDS encoding SPOR domain-containing protein, giving the protein MEQRVKQRLVGAVVLVALGVIFLPMLLSGPVERTRVDIQLDMPAEPTLEAAPALPEDSAVESSQPGQSLADQPALGGDGAVPDPAPAPVRPDTGADVYVQVGAFGSLENARRLANRLTDNDLDVRIAEDDREDRLPYRVQVGPLDGRAAAERMAQRLADGFGLPGFIVEP